ATGTATGAAAAGAACTTTTTTTCACATAGGAACacttattattgtgaaaatgtgTCACAATTTTGAGAGTGTAACAACTTTTTCCAGcctcaaaatattattttatagtacTGAAATTTCCTAGCTAATGGTTTAGTCGGAGAGTACCAATAGAATAATTATCACAATCACCTTAGCACTCTAATTTTCTTCATCTGGAAGTCGAAAAGcaattgtatataaaattccACCTCTAGATTGCCAAAACTCATAGAGAAAAATTACCTCTGTTATGGAAAAGCTTCAGGCGAAAGTGATTACAGAAATTGCAAAGAAATTTGAGAGCAGATTTTGatgctttttataaaaaacgtttcagtaatctctgaaaataatttgtttttattattttttttgtttctttctgaGAAACTGATATTAAAAtggtccatatgtatggaataaatttgattttatcgtTATTATGTAATATGTGGAAGAAACCTGAAACAGTTCGATTTCTAGCCTTAACTTGgcaattgaaattaaaacattATCCCCTTCTAGCACGCaccccctctgaattataagtacactacgaaaattttgaatgagAAAGTGGGTGGTGTGGCACTTTATTGAAAAGGAATTTTAGTCCTCAGTTCAGCAATATGAAGTCTTTTAAATTTGTTGCAAATATAACTGAGAAAACTCATCTTTAAGATGTAAAGAAAAACACTGGCTTTACAAAGTTTAGTTGGTTCAGGAGTTAAttgaagatgatcctgatagataGAAGGCAAGAATTCTCTGAATTGATGATGGAAAGAATGAGCGCAGATTTgcagttcataaacaaaatagttttttctgatgaagcgacgtttcatttaaacggaacgattaacaaacagaactgtagatGTTGGAGCAaagaaaatcctcactggatgtgtGGGGCTCACACTATATCctaaaaaagtgaacgtttgggctggtatcattaacaataaaattattggccctTATTTTTATTGATGGCTCAGTTAATGGTGAGgattatctagattttttgattaacttctCAGTGCTCCtattacaaaaactttttccaactttaattcattgaaaTGAGTATAGATCTATTTGCTActaacaagacggagctccaccGCATTTTACACGTACAGTTATCTTTCTAGATTttacaatacattaaaaaatgcTGTCAATCACATTATATAATATCCTATTACTGAATTTTCGTTTATAAAAAGCAGTAACAGAAATACACTTATTTATATGAGATCAACAACTTCCAGCCCAGTTTTTTACGTTCTCTTGAGTAATAGGGAATGATCAGAGCAAAATGACAGCACGGGCATATGAGATCCCAATAAGTAGATGAGTAGCTGATAGTAGGAAACGTAAGAAAGATAGTCGTAATGTTATTGTGACACTCCTGAATCTAATCAAATTTGTCAATCAATAATTCATTCTGTCActgtcatattattattattcgatTAGTTGTAACAAATACAAGCCGTTCAAATAACCAGTGTCTTTTCCAATCAATTTTCTATAAGAAATTGGCGACGAGGATAAAGCAAAATGTTTCTACCACAATCAATGAGAAGCAGTTCTACGAGCTCATGAGCTGTCTCAAAGGTTTTATGATTACCACACATAACAATATTCAATATCCCCGTTTGAAAACTTTGTTTCAAGGAACCTTTTACGTGTTACATTAGCCTTTTAAGAGCTATCTAGTGGTTAAAAATGTCACTGATGCATCGAAACAACCGCCAGATACTCAATGCCTTAGTGGGATCGACCAATTTCAACAACCTTTCGGCGTTTCTGGGATCTGATTGGCCAATAAGTAATCAGACGTATACAAACttgaaaattacgaaaaaatacTTTCACCAAAGCTGAATGTTGTGTCGGAGCAAAACTTTTTGTCAACTTACTAGACTGAGACGCAAACCATTGCTAAGTTTGTTGCTAGCTTCCGACGCAACCGAATTGACTGCAATATTTACGACGTTTGTAGATGTCAAGCTAAAGTGTCTGTAGGtgatatttttctgattttttttttctattatatttgaGGCCTCGCGCATCCATAATAAAGGGACTTGGCAATTTGGCGTTGTAGCTGAACGTCTTGTTTCGAACCATTACATGGTGAAATTAGAAACTGGACGTGTGCTGAAGGAAATTGTCTAGAGGATTCATTTCAGGTGATCGCCGGGGCAAAAATTTTCATCACGGTtttttgcgaaatatcaagttccctgaatatttgtctagtactcaagtgtggatcgtcttctaactggacaaaaacatctaaagatttgttttcagttgatgcagtttttctgcttgatatggataaatcttttactgaatcAGTTTTGTTGAACTTTTTCACTAATTCACTAACAGTAGATCTTggtatgggatttcggttaggatataaattattaaagatattacacgtttcttgttgacttctaaacatttcaccatatcctaatgtcattaaaatatcaattcgttctttttcagataaacgatatATTGTTACTtttaataaacttcaacaataataatttattgaaacgtcaaatttattattgtagtaGTCATGTcaacctaaatgtattattttaacctCTGAagagataacgcaaatgtagtTACAACTCtaaaattatggcatttaggtatagagaacaTTAGACGAAAAATAataagcgaaaaatatacagggtgatccatttgaaataacaaagttcattatttttccgaaaaaagcAAAGATctaacaacaatataaataccaccataatatgGATCGTATCACCagacccttgtacacaaaaatttataaaaatcgtacaagccgtttccgagataattgaggcgttctatATATGAAACACACTTTGTATTTcgtatcaattattatttttcacggAGTTGAGGGtaacttttttctaatataacAACCAAATTCGTTTACCTCTGACAATTTCAGTAGTGAAAAACTATTTCTTCACCTatcattcatttcaaaaaagattttctGATTTCCAAATTGATTTCCCAACATGGATTATGCAGATAATGTTAGTGGATTTATCTGATATATCGAATATGCAGTATCAAGACAACTCACAGAGATgcaaaatgattaattattagctaaaactttatttaattaaaaaagagCGATGGTATGGCTTTGCGAGGAAACAGATATCAAATAACCAAATGTGCAAGTAAACTATGTTCATTGTTTCCGTCTACATATGTAACGGAAGGTGAATTTAGGGTTGTTAATTACTAGTAAAAAAAGAAATCGTCTAGATAAAACAAAACAGGGAGATTTGAGACTAAAGATAACCAAACTGGAACCTTACATAAAATGTCTGTGTAACAAACATCAAGCACAAAGATTTGactaaaatttaaatattaaattattatgggCAAAATctctattgaaattatttcgaattttaattttagtttttcatatgctttaaaaatttacttactATGATTCTTCAACAATTTCTTAGTTCCTTAGATGcgcaattaaattttttaatattaaaatctaaGCATATGTTACATATGGGACCATAAGAATTTTAGTAGGACTTGGGTGGGGCACGAGAAAAAGAAGTTTGGTAAACACTGCTTGGAACAGTATCATTTTACGACTCATATTTTGGCACTAAAAATATAacacacaaaaatttcattttaacaagttggaatataaattaattaagtcATCTACATTTTTAcctaagaatttttatttaaaattatatattaaaaaataaagtaattgaaaatagaCTGTAAATATCATTACTTTTGTACAAATTCTGTCCAGGTGACTAAAACATTGATTCCCAGATTTTCTAGTTCTTCCTTACCTTTTCTAGTTATAATGGAACCATCACGTTTTACTACAATAATCATCGGCATGTAAGATACGTCATATCTATACCTGAGTATATCACAAATCGAGCTTTTAAATGGTATCGCACTCCAGGGTCCTTGAGCCATCAAATCGGAATCGTATCCTTCTTTTGATGTATCGGCAGATACGTATATAATTTCCATACCCACTTTTCTCTTCAAATTTTCGGAATATAAATCTTTCAACAGaactatcaaattttttgtgtttgcTACCCAAGACGCAGAgaagaataatatgaaaatctTGATATTTCGGAGGTATTCTTCGCAGTCTACTATAGATCCATCTGGTTTTCTTATTGTTTGATTGTCCAAAATATCCATGTAAATATTCCTGGAACTAATGTAAACGACCGTAAACGTCAGTTGTCAGTCatgtttctttcttcttcttttaaccACTGCTTCAGAATTAAACAAACTTTATTTGTGACAATAGTTAACGTTTGCATTCCAACTTTTTCTGACGGAATTTATCACACCAAAAGGCCATTACCTGACCGAATTCATTACCGTTCGTCTTTTTTGactgaaaattggtttttgaaaCATGTAGAAATATAGAtgcttctttaatttcttatttcttagatcttttgatatattaatacatctaaatgttattgattcttgaaagataaaatattttgatagagactTCAAGAAAAGttcaaacgtcaaattttatctgtcaaaaattattgaaaaaactgattttgaaacagaagagacctcaaatcaagaaaatttggaTGCTTTAATATAGATGTTTCGAcctatttcttcattttcaatttctaattatcaaaattcaaatttctgtGTATATATTAATCATttggattgttttttttttgaatattgaaataagaataacagaaataatcaaaaattggttaGATTCGTATGGGTAGTTGAATTTATCAATACATATATCACAAATTATAGTGAAACTGACACTAAAAATACAATTAACGAAAAGACAACGTGTTTAATAACAGACTTCTACTATTTGttcataaaatgaattaaaaaattagaaataaactaaaactttattaattttaatctttAACATAATTAAGGTTTCATAAAATAGTTCCATATCgtacataattatatatttttaccaCTAAAACTTTACAACTCAATTATTAAATCTTCCCGTTTTAACCATAGtctcaattttataaataaaagcgtGCTACATTGTGATAACAAGAGGAAGAAGAAGGTGCCAAATGTTCTGAATTATACCATCAAAATGTAACAACATGACGAATAAAATTGGCTCAAACTCGATGGGTATGCGTCGTttaaatacaaagtttcaatgGCCACCTTCCAGCTTCATCATCAGATCAGCTCGGTGTCATGATAATATTACATTATCATCTAATTTATACATGTAGGCAAAATCACAGCTCAATAGAAACCGGGAATCTAGattgtaaaatttgattaaatacaACGGGACAGGTGAAACTgaataaaagcttgtaaaaatgaaaaaggttttttttgtaattttatttgttcACATTGCTCCCACAAGTATAGGACAGAAACTGTCCAGTGGTCCATTGTAGAGGGATAAGAGCTTCCTGAAACGCCCGGTTAGCGATATGAAATGCTTATACACCCTGATACCATTCAACGCTCGCCACTTGCTCACTTTGGTATTGTGTCATCAATCAAACATAATCCATATTCATAACAAATGGAACAaacttttttcccaattttgtTGGAATTGCATATTCACACCAATCAAGACACTCGTCAAGACGAATCAAACGAACTTAAACTTCATCAGACTGGTTACCATATGGTATCAAAATACTCGTCAACACAAATCAAATGAATCCAAACTCGATGGGGCTTCGTTGATTAATTACCGAGTTCCTATGGCCACCTTCCAGCTCCATCATCAGATCATCAAGAATTTAACTTGTAAAGTTCGATTACAGAAAACGGGACACGTGAAACTAAAGTTGCCAACTATACTGTACTGTTTTtcacttaattatattttttactgttgaacaaaaacaaagtatataaaaaaatactgttttagCATCAAAATGCAAatcattttcatgttttatactTATACCCTCACACAAATTTATAAGTATAACAGTGTTAAGTTTAGTGTACAAAAGATGGAATTACCTTCTCCTCCCACAACACCAAGAAAGGAAGTCAAATCATCGaagatacaataaaaatataagcaCGTATGGGAATACCAATATGAGTGGTTAGAAGACACTTGAGTaatagacaaatatccaggtaacttgatatttcgcgagcatctgtaataaaaatttcacgTGATAATGAATTCcgtccatacaaagtaacgttgttggttcaagagttgtcagatgacgattttgatagacgtgaagagtttgcagacctaataatggaaaaattttacatcACATCGATCCAAGTTcatgttatgttttgcgatgaggcaactttttatattaatggaaacgtaagtcggtataattgtagatactggtcacgtaacaatcctcgttggatgcgtaaATCCTACTCCGTACTAGTCATATattaaatgtattcaataaaacaatcaaaaaagtAGGAGGAAATAATGTAACTGGTTTAAATGTTTATGACATTATGAGTGGTTCAAAGACTGAGCTAATTGAAACGCATTGAAAAATGATAAGTATTTTggcaatgaaacaaaaaatgtattaaatactATTACAGAGTTTTCCAAGAAGATTTTACTAGAAATATCAATAACTTCTAATCAATCTgaataaataatctaaatattggTTTGGAtgatttatattcataattaacatatttaaagtaatttatgaaaaaatatcgaaagaaAGACTTTCTGCAAATGAGTACACTGGCCAAAAGTGAAGCCATTCATTCagaagaatttaaaaacaactaaaattGTCCCATATCTACTTTCAGTTCCCGCTACCTCAGCAtttacaaaaacactttttaaaaaagatagTAAATTAGTAAGTTGTGCGAGAagcttaaaaaatatgtatttaaaagattaaataaataaataaaatactgttaattttaatatttcatttcttgTGAAAAAAGTTGGCAACCCTAGGTGAAACTAGATAGAGGCTTTTACTAATGAGATGTTTAGAAAAAGTCGACATGACTACATTAGAAAAAAGCAAAAAGAAAAGAGCTGGATGTTACGAAACTATAAAATAATCGTGAAATGTAGGAAGAGACCTcgagaaatgttttttttttcaagacaAATTGacattcaaattaatataaatgataaaatcctttgatatattatcatttattgtCATACATTTCGAATGGTATGAGGTGACGATGATGCAGCTTTCACCATGATTTTTAATATGAgaagtttatgaaaaattgtagtTGAATAGGGTGTGTTGATTAGGAAAAATAGTAGTAGAGAATCGAAGACCGCCTGTTACATGTGGTGTAGAGTTGAGCTAATGACAGCTCCACAAGTTTGTAAGTTATTTTACATATCAAATAATACCGACAACACTAATCATATGAATGATAAGTATGTTTCAAATGTGTAGGATGAAGCGGGGTAAAATTACTGATGCCATCTGGACATCgcattatttatattgataacaTCCGTTAACTAAAAAGTTAGTTTTAAATGTTTacaattggaaaatattatattccaaaatttatttcattttctcacTGTTTATCATTTTGAACTTAGTGAAAACCAAAAGTATAAACTCCAGTGAAGGAAGTAGAACTATGGAAGTTTTGTCAGAGTTTAGTTGATAATATGTTTAgtatacatttttgaaacttAATTCTTTGCAAGTAATACACGCTTGTCGGACCACGGATCgtaatttcagttatttcaaaaaatatgcagGAACTTGCCGTGAAGATTATTCCCttttatatcattataataTTCAAACCCAGAAATTATGCTAATAGTTATATACAAACGAAAAAGTATGTCAAGAATGAGGCGGAAAACAGTAACGACCTTTGATTGGTAGAAGTTGATTACCAGCATCAAGATATCTGGATATGAATTTGATGATATGAAAAAAACCGAAGTGCTACCAGTAACTGCTCAATGGATTTTTGTCACAAAATCCTAAAATATAGCAAAGGAACGCATAAAATGTCAAACGAATGCATACTCCAAAATTCAATATGTTCATGATAGGAAAACTGGAAAAGAAGATaactttctaaaaatagatTAGACGTTCATAAGAGGGAGCAAATGATAGACATATAAGACTTTGAATAACTTCTAGGGATATCTCCACACAAACAGAaggtattttcaataattgacaCAAGAAAGAGTATAAAAGCCACAGTGGCACAGGCAATATCTCAGGACAGCATTATAGGTATTACAGCTTAAGGGAATAAAATTACAACAGTGTCTCCGAGAAACTCCAGAGCTTTAGGTCCACCtctattccaaaaaataaaattaaaaaagcaataTTGCTTTAAATTTAACCTATTAAGTGCTactttatatacgataatcgaatttatcaacaaattgtgcgcatttttcatttctctaaTTTCTGTCTATCTCCTCAAATAAGAAGTaaagaaaattagaaacttgttatgaaaaaatgcctGTAGGTCCGGTTTTGCTAACCGAACCTAACATGATGTtgcttgaaaagtttttttgtcCAGTAACAcggattaaataaatattcgtaaatgctagagggcgttttttcatatattccatAAATTATGACTTCTCGTAGTGAATTTAAATAGAAGCATAAAACCTTGAGTACGTTTCTCAAAAGTAAACTGAATCCACGTCAAAATAGCGAAAACTTTATGCGACATATCATAACAAATGTGTAAATAGCcagaatttttcttcaaacgttAGGCTGGTCCGCTCATAAAGACTAAAAATTTATTCTGGATGTATAGTTCTAACATTGGCCTAATGGCAGTGATTTAAAATGTTCTTATGATAATCATATAAAGAATCTTTGAGATAACATTAAGTAAATAATTGACAGAACCGATCACATAACAATGTTCCAACtctcccccacctcttattAGAGGAACTCGAttttttggaatgaaaaatgCACATAATATATTGCTGAAAGCGATTGTCGTTCATGCCAATTAATGGGGTAAATTTTGGAAGCAGATTGAAGAGAAAGATCTGTGCAACATATAGTGCAGAAATGTGACAAGTAACAGTCAGAAAAGAAATTAGGACTTCAGATTGATCATATACTCTGAAAGTTTTACGAATGTATTACAGTCGCACACAATGATAGCACGTCTTCAGTGATGTTGATGATTCTCTTCCTTGTCAAATTTTCGCTGTCTAATTTCCTTTATAAATTTTACAGGATAGTTATGCTTCATTTCGATGGTTTCTCCGTAGAAGAGGAATGAAATGATAAAGAAGCAAGCAATTAAATTTCAGAAGTAGACCAGCTGGTACAATAGAGTCAAACGGGAGGTAGGAAAAAAGCTCTTgaatgatttgaataaatataatcatGTTTTGTTAGTAGAGGACTAAAAATAAGGGCGATTAGGGAAAGTTAATTATAAACAACTTAAGAAGagaattttttgtgatttgttATGCTGTGGGAtgcatggaaaaaattgacagtgttatgttttttgttaattagtaTTTAAATGTGTCATTGGATGATTAATTTAAGGTTAATCACATAATTGGAAATGCCTACTAATTTCaaggtacaaaaaaattaatcaatgttGATTGAGTATTGCTTTTTTAAACTACTCTCTCACAGCAGTAGTTTATTAGTACCAATCGTTTGTAAGTCATACTATCGATCGAAAAGTCTCTGGTTTGAATGATAGAGCTCACTACGAGTGCTTTAAAATCGAAGAAGAGCCTTTCGAATCACAGTTGTCAATTTTTGAACTCGTTTcctcaaatatttcgtttttttcgTAAAGATTTGAAGTGAAGTACCAACAAAGATTTAATGTTGATTGagcattgtttttatttaaactactTTATCATCTCAGTAGTTCAATTGTACCATTCGTATGTAGATCATACTATCGATCAAAAAGTATCCGGTTTGACTGATAGAGATCACTACGAGTGCTAAACAATCGACGAAGAGTATTTCGAATGACAGCTGTGAAATTTTGAACTTTattcagggccggattaagatttataaggcccggggctaaaataatgacggggcccccttaaggaattggaaaacccggaaaaattattaatacgttagatttgtggtatcaacacatcaaaaaatacagaatgatttccaaatgatggggccctcttagaccaggggcccggggctataggcCCCCCAaacccctagcttaatccggccctatTACtcttatatttaattttttgtagcTATTTAAAGTAGGATGGGGATACTTCATTCATCAGTAGGTTCTATCATCATATCATTTAATTATAGTATATAGTACTTGAATAGATAGAATAAAGGACATATCAAAGGAGAGAATGCTTtgacaaatattaatatatatttttgtgggTACATTCTAGAAATATAATTCAATCTTCATCATAACCAAAAGAACTATTTTCATACTTTGATACTAGGTAGAATTCTATCTACAATTGTATctgcaaattttttatctattttatctaCACAATTGAAGTCTGAAAAAAGTAACATCAACATTCTCATGAAACAGAATGGTCGGTTATTTCTTGAggtcaattataattattagtataataaaatgaaaatatgtctAGTGGCCGTTTCGATCAAGTGCTGATAAAATCACGATTCAACTAGTTTTAAGTTTCCTTGATAAGTAAGACATTTCTCCTCAAatttgcaaagaaaaaaaacatgtgtacataaattatatttggaaCAATAGTATGGGAAATGATCATTCGTGCTATAAATTATAACTGAATGAGTACATGAGcgcaactataatattaataaaggcatttatttatactgatatattctaaatatcACAATAAGTCTCTCTAGGATAATTGTAATTTTCTGTAATCAACTCTACTAATATTCAATTAACTATAGATGAAAACTAAacagtataaatatatttatgaatatgtATTACGGTTAACATTTAGCGTTACTATCCTGGCCGCTTGGCAAAACAAACCACAACAAAGaacgaagaaaaagaaaatacttaTTGATTAA
This genomic interval from Diorhabda sublineata isolate icDioSubl1.1 chromosome 7, icDioSubl1.1, whole genome shotgun sequence contains the following:
- the LOC130447123 gene encoding nucleoredoxin-like protein 1, giving the protein MDILDNQTIRKPDGSIVDCEEYLRNIKIFILFFSASWVANTKNLIVLLKDLYSENLKRKVGMEIIYVSADTSKEGYDSDLMAQGPWSAIPFKSSICDILRYRYDVSYMPMIIVVKRDGSIITRKGKEELENLGINVLVTWTEFVQK